In Microscilla marina ATCC 23134, a single window of DNA contains:
- a CDS encoding ATP-dependent Clp protease adaptor ClpS — MSQTQELELLEEEVVTVEERQLTVFNDDINTFDHVINTLIEVCNHTPEQAEQCTWIIHYKGKCSVKVGEFNKLRPMRDAICDRGISAEIV; from the coding sequence ATGTCACAAACTCAAGAACTCGAACTTCTGGAAGAAGAAGTTGTAACGGTAGAAGAACGTCAGCTTACAGTATTCAATGACGATATTAACACATTTGATCATGTAATTAACACCCTTATTGAAGTGTGTAACCACACCCCCGAACAAGCCGAGCAATGTACTTGGATTATCCATTACAAAGGCAAATGTTCGGTAAAAGTAGGTGAGTTCAATAAGCTGCGCCCCATGCGTGACGCCATCTGCGACCGTGGAATCTCGGCTGAAATTGTATAA
- the recR gene encoding recombination mediator RecR, translating to MIFSSKLIEDAVDQIAGLPGIGKKTALRLVFHLLKQDEKSTVALTDTLLKLRRDIVYCNQCHHISDTPTCNICNSNKRDRTLLCVVEDSQDVLAIENTAQYQGLYHVLGGVISPMEGVSPIDLHITSLLERVAKSEIKEVIFALSPTMEGDTTTFYLTKKLREHQIKISTIARGVPIGSELEYTDEITLGRSIIGRTTYE from the coding sequence ATGATATTTTCTTCTAAACTAATCGAGGATGCAGTAGACCAGATCGCCGGATTGCCTGGCATAGGCAAAAAAACTGCTTTGCGATTAGTTTTTCATTTGCTCAAGCAAGATGAAAAATCAACGGTTGCACTGACCGACACACTCCTGAAATTACGCCGCGACATTGTGTATTGTAACCAGTGCCACCACATTTCCGATACACCCACCTGCAATATTTGCAATAGCAACAAGCGTGACCGTACATTATTGTGTGTAGTAGAAGACTCCCAAGATGTGTTGGCAATAGAAAATACAGCCCAATACCAGGGGCTTTACCATGTGTTAGGAGGAGTTATTTCTCCTATGGAAGGAGTCTCGCCTATAGACTTGCACATTACCTCTTTGCTGGAAAGGGTGGCCAAATCAGAAATTAAGGAAGTGATATTTGCGCTTAGCCCTACAATGGAAGGCGACACTACTACTTTTTATCTTACCAAAAAACTACGGGAACATCAAATTAAAATAAGCACTATTGCCAGAGGAGTGCCCATTGGCAGCGAACTGGAGTACACCGACGAAATAACCCTGGGACGCAGTATCATTGGCCGAACTACCTATGAATAG
- a CDS encoding WD40/YVTN/BNR-like repeat-containing protein: protein MNKRYPIKWNLLCIMWVLSLGIITTAEAQRKKKKNNKNTPESTVKQYFKSMKWRNIGPNRGGRAAAVTGVPGKPDLYYMGVTGGGVWKTNDAGTTWKNISDGFFGGSIGAIAVSEYDNNVIYVGGGETTVRGNVSHGDGVWKSVDGGKTWKHMGLKESRHIGRISIHPKNPDIVYVAALGHLFGPHPARGVYRSMNGGNTWKKILFANENAGAFDLILDPNNPRVVYASTWRVRRTPYSLESGGKGSVLWKSTDGGDNWINLHKKSQGLPKGLLGVIGVTVSPVNSNRVWAIIEHKNGGVFRSDNAGKTWIKVNSERKLRQRAWYYSRIYADTKDLDMVYVVNVRFHRSKDGGKTYQSIKTPHGDHHDLWISPDNNQHLIVADDGGAQVSKNHGASWSTYMNQPTAQFYRVSVDNHYPYRLYAGQQDNSAIRILSTARPGNIRAWESTAGGESGHIVADPTNNDIVYGGSYDGFLIKMNHKTKQFKSVDVYPDNPMGWGAKDLKYRFQWNFPIFFSPHDAKTLYTAAQVLFKTTDGGHSWTKISGDLTRNDTTKMKSSGGPITKDNTSVEYYGTIFAACESPYEKGLLWAGSDDGLMHVSRDGGKTWKNVTPKGMPEWVMINSVEPHPTIKGGCYIAGTRYKLDDFKPYLYVTTNYGKTWKKITNGIKDNHFTRVLRADPKRKGLLYAGTEYGVYMSLDDGANWKSLQLNLPQVPITDLAIKNNDLIAATQGRAFWILDDLTPLHQFNDEVKKSTAYLFKPNSTYSGGASRGVSIRYYLKDKPGKDQPVTLELMDGNGKLIAKYTTQKNKSKKPRKENGVTVRKLKVKKGSNSFRWNMRYEGAERFKGMVLWFGGTKGPKAVPGKYKVHLTAAGKTQTQEFEIVKDPRIEASQADLEAQFKFLVEVRDKLTETHQAIKQIRKMKKDIGGVMARLGDNDKMKDVKEMGKAMIKKISTIEKALYQTQNRSPQDPLNYPIRLNNKLSTLATYAGFADSRPTRGLVQVKKDLTAKINVQLNKLKGVISQDVPKFNNLVAQKQIPAIMITDEAKE, encoded by the coding sequence ATGAATAAACGCTACCCAATAAAATGGAATCTATTGTGTATCATGTGGGTGCTGAGCCTTGGTATAATTACCACGGCTGAGGCGCAACGCAAAAAGAAAAAAAACAATAAAAATACGCCTGAAAGTACTGTAAAGCAATATTTTAAGTCAATGAAATGGCGCAACATAGGCCCTAACCGAGGCGGAAGAGCCGCTGCAGTTACCGGAGTACCGGGCAAGCCTGATTTGTACTATATGGGAGTGACTGGCGGTGGTGTATGGAAAACCAACGATGCTGGTACTACCTGGAAAAACATCTCTGATGGCTTTTTTGGAGGCTCTATAGGAGCCATCGCAGTAAGCGAATATGACAATAATGTAATTTATGTAGGTGGAGGCGAAACCACTGTTCGAGGCAATGTATCGCACGGCGACGGAGTGTGGAAATCGGTAGACGGTGGTAAAACCTGGAAGCACATGGGCTTGAAGGAATCGCGCCATATTGGACGCATCAGCATCCACCCAAAAAACCCTGACATAGTGTATGTGGCTGCTTTGGGGCACTTGTTTGGCCCTCATCCAGCGCGGGGGGTGTATCGCTCGATGAATGGAGGCAACACCTGGAAAAAGATTTTGTTTGCCAATGAAAACGCAGGGGCCTTTGACCTCATTCTTGACCCCAACAACCCTCGTGTAGTATATGCCAGTACCTGGCGCGTCCGCCGAACCCCATATAGCCTTGAGAGTGGTGGCAAAGGTTCTGTCTTGTGGAAAAGTACCGATGGCGGCGATAATTGGATAAATTTACACAAAAAATCGCAGGGGTTGCCCAAGGGCTTGTTAGGTGTGATTGGGGTAACGGTGTCTCCGGTGAACTCTAATCGGGTATGGGCGATTATAGAGCACAAAAACGGAGGTGTTTTTCGTTCTGACAATGCCGGCAAAACCTGGATAAAAGTAAATAGTGAGCGTAAACTACGCCAACGTGCCTGGTACTATAGCCGCATTTACGCCGATACCAAAGACCTGGACATGGTGTATGTGGTCAATGTTCGTTTTCATCGCTCAAAAGACGGAGGTAAAACCTACCAGTCTATTAAAACACCTCACGGCGACCATCACGACTTGTGGATTTCGCCTGATAACAACCAACACCTGATTGTGGCAGATGATGGAGGAGCGCAAGTGTCTAAAAACCACGGGGCAAGTTGGTCTACTTATATGAACCAACCCACCGCGCAGTTTTACAGAGTATCGGTTGACAATCATTACCCTTATAGGCTATATGCCGGACAACAAGACAACAGTGCCATTAGAATATTGAGCACGGCACGCCCTGGCAACATACGCGCTTGGGAAAGTACCGCTGGGGGCGAAAGTGGGCACATTGTGGCTGACCCTACCAATAATGACATTGTATATGGTGGTTCTTATGACGGCTTTTTGATCAAGATGAACCACAAAACCAAGCAGTTCAAATCGGTAGATGTATACCCAGACAACCCTATGGGCTGGGGCGCCAAAGACTTGAAATACCGCTTTCAATGGAACTTTCCTATTTTCTTTTCTCCACACGATGCTAAAACCTTGTACACTGCTGCTCAGGTGTTGTTTAAAACGACCGATGGTGGGCATAGCTGGACAAAAATAAGTGGCGACCTGACCAGAAACGACACTACCAAGATGAAATCGTCGGGGGGGCCTATCACCAAAGACAACACCAGTGTAGAGTATTACGGGACTATTTTTGCGGCTTGCGAATCGCCTTACGAAAAAGGCTTGTTATGGGCAGGTTCAGACGATGGTTTGATGCACGTGAGCCGTGATGGGGGCAAAACCTGGAAAAATGTAACGCCTAAAGGAATGCCTGAGTGGGTGATGATTAACAGCGTAGAGCCTCACCCAACCATCAAGGGTGGTTGCTATATCGCGGGCACGCGCTACAAGTTAGACGATTTTAAACCTTATTTGTATGTAACTACCAACTATGGCAAAACCTGGAAGAAAATTACCAACGGAATCAAGGACAACCATTTTACCAGGGTACTAAGGGCTGACCCCAAACGCAAAGGTTTACTGTATGCTGGCACTGAGTATGGCGTGTATATGTCGCTGGACGATGGGGCTAATTGGAAGTCACTTCAGTTGAACCTGCCCCAAGTGCCTATTACTGACCTTGCCATCAAAAACAACGATTTGATTGCCGCTACTCAAGGGCGTGCTTTTTGGATTTTAGACGATTTGACTCCTTTGCACCAGTTCAACGATGAGGTAAAGAAAAGCACCGCTTATTTGTTCAAACCAAACAGCACTTACAGTGGTGGGGCTTCGCGTGGGGTGAGCATTCGCTATTATCTTAAAGATAAACCGGGCAAAGACCAACCTGTCACATTAGAGTTGATGGATGGCAATGGTAAGTTGATTGCTAAGTACACCACCCAAAAGAATAAGAGTAAAAAACCACGCAAAGAAAATGGGGTAACCGTAAGAAAACTCAAGGTAAAAAAAGGCAGCAACAGCTTTCGCTGGAATATGCGCTATGAGGGTGCCGAACGCTTCAAGGGCATGGTGTTATGGTTTGGTGGCACCAAAGGCCCAAAGGCTGTGCCAGGCAAATACAAGGTGCATCTAACGGCCGCAGGTAAAACCCAAACGCAGGAATTTGAGATTGTCAAAGACCCACGCATTGAGGCATCGCAGGCCGACCTTGAAGCACAGTTTAAGTTTTTGGTAGAAGTACGTGACAAGCTCACCGAAACCCACCAGGCAATCAAGCAAATCCGCAAGATGAAAAAAGACATTGGTGGGGTAATGGCTCGCCTGGGTGACAACGACAAAATGAAGGATGTCAAGGAAATGGGCAAGGCAATGATCAAGAAGATAAGTACTATAGAGAAGGCATTGTACCAAACCCAAAACCGTAGTCCACAAGATCCCTTGAACTACCCCATTCGCCTAAACAACAAACTAAGTACACTGGCCACTTATGCTGGCTTTGCCGACAGCAGACCTACCCGTGGCTTGGTGCAGGTAAAAAAAGATCTTACAGCTAAAATTAATGTGCAACTCAACAAACTGAAAGGGGTCATCAGTCAGGATGTGCCTAAATTTAACAACTTGGTAGCGCAAAAACAGATTCCGGCAATTATGATTACAGATGAAGCAAAAGAGTAG
- a CDS encoding HD domain-containing protein has product MWNQSIYLKAIEFAGDAHIAQKIPGSNRSYTTHLARVAMEIMTAWVQSPVKFDADYALQCALLHDTIEDTTVTYAQVAKVFGQEVADGVMALTKNDKLPGKEAQMEDSLRRILRQRTEVRMVKMCDRIDNLSEPPYYWDSPKKHRYQQEARVILNTLQGVNPYIEQRLQEKIAHYSIYIDEA; this is encoded by the coding sequence ATGTGGAATCAATCGATTTATTTAAAAGCCATCGAGTTTGCCGGAGATGCACACATTGCCCAAAAAATACCTGGAAGTAATCGTTCGTATACTACCCACCTGGCAAGGGTAGCTATGGAAATAATGACTGCCTGGGTACAAAGCCCGGTTAAATTTGACGCAGACTATGCCCTACAATGTGCCCTGTTACACGATACTATAGAAGATACAACGGTGACTTATGCACAGGTAGCCAAGGTTTTTGGCCAAGAGGTAGCAGACGGAGTAATGGCACTTACCAAAAACGACAAGTTGCCAGGCAAAGAAGCACAAATGGAAGATAGTTTACGGCGCATTTTACGGCAACGTACCGAAGTACGCATGGTGAAAATGTGTGATCGAATAGACAACCTTAGCGAGCCTCCTTATTATTGGGATTCCCCCAAGAAGCACCGCTACCAACAAGAGGCACGGGTGATATTAAATACTTTGCAAGGGGTGAACCCTTATATCGAACAACGTTTGCAAGAAAAAATAGCCCATTATTCTATTTACATCGACGAAGCATAA
- the gcvT gene encoding glycine cleavage system aminomethyltransferase GcvT, with amino-acid sequence MDLKTTDLKQTALNDIHVALGGKMVEFAGYSMPVRYTSDKEEHFAVRENVGVFDVSHMGEFLLKGEGALDLIQKVSSNDASKLYPGRVQYSCLPNDQGGIVDDLVIYMIAENEYYLVVNASNVQKDWDWISKHNTYGVEMTNLSDQTSMLAIQGPKATQALQSLTDVKLDDMKFYTFEKATFAGVPDVIISATGYTGLGGVELYVPNEHAETIWNKIFEAGKDYHIQAIGLGARDTLRLEKGYCLYGNDIDDTTSPLEAGLGWVTKFTKDFVNSEALKKQKEEGVKRKLVAFKMVDKGIPRHGYELLDTDGKNIGKVTSGSMSPSLNIGIGLGYVTKELSKPGNEIMVQVRNKQLKAEVIKLPFI; translated from the coding sequence ATGGATTTAAAAACCACCGATTTAAAACAAACTGCCCTCAACGACATTCACGTAGCTCTAGGGGGTAAAATGGTAGAGTTTGCTGGCTACTCTATGCCCGTTCGTTATACTTCAGACAAAGAAGAACACTTTGCGGTGCGTGAAAACGTAGGGGTGTTTGATGTATCGCACATGGGCGAATTTTTGCTCAAAGGCGAAGGAGCGCTAGACCTTATCCAAAAAGTATCGTCAAACGATGCTTCTAAGCTTTACCCTGGCAGGGTGCAATACTCTTGCCTACCCAACGACCAGGGCGGTATTGTAGATGATTTGGTGATTTATATGATTGCCGAAAATGAATATTACCTGGTAGTAAACGCCTCTAATGTACAAAAAGACTGGGATTGGATAAGTAAACACAATACTTATGGGGTAGAGATGACCAACTTGTCTGACCAAACCTCTATGCTTGCTATACAAGGCCCTAAAGCCACTCAAGCCCTACAGTCGCTTACCGACGTAAAACTAGACGATATGAAGTTTTACACTTTTGAGAAAGCTACTTTTGCTGGAGTGCCCGACGTTATTATCTCGGCAACTGGCTACACTGGCTTGGGCGGAGTAGAACTATATGTTCCTAATGAGCACGCCGAAACTATTTGGAACAAAATATTTGAAGCAGGCAAAGACTACCACATTCAGGCCATTGGCTTGGGAGCACGCGATACTTTGCGTCTTGAAAAGGGATATTGTTTGTATGGCAACGACATAGATGATACTACCTCGCCACTAGAGGCTGGTTTGGGTTGGGTCACTAAGTTTACCAAAGATTTTGTAAACTCTGAAGCGCTTAAAAAACAGAAAGAAGAAGGTGTCAAACGCAAGTTGGTAGCTTTTAAGATGGTAGATAAGGGCATTCCCCGCCACGGTTACGAATTGCTGGACACCGATGGCAAAAACATAGGCAAGGTAACTTCTGGCTCTATGTCTCCCTCGCTCAATATTGGCATTGGCTTGGGTTATGTAACCAAAGAACTAAGCAAACCAGGCAATGAAATAATGGTGCAGGTACGCAACAAACAACTTAAGGCTGAGGTGATTAAATTGCCATTCATTTAG
- a CDS encoding UDP-N-acetylmuramoyl-L-alanyl-D-glutamate--2,6-diaminopimelate ligase, translating to MTNLKQLLHHIEVIQTRGNAPESIENIHFDSRKVQANDLFVAVKGTQADGHQYIGQAVALGAKVVVCETFPKNLSDSATYIQVANSAKALGWLASNYYDHPSKKLKLVGITGTNGKTTTVTLLHQLFRKFGYRVGLLSTIQNYIDDTALPARLTTPDPLELNRLIAEMVKAGCTHCFMEVSSHAVVQERIAGLHFTGAAFTNISHDHLDFHETFANYINAKKQFFDQLPPTAFALINADDKRGMVMLQNTVAKTQRTFALKQFADFKARVVESSLQGLFMEIDDVEVWFQMIGYFNAYNLLGIYAIAVLLGEDTTETLTLLSGLQSVPGRFEKIIGESGATGVVDYSHTPDALENVLQTIFELRQSGQKIITVVGCGGNRDASKRPIMAQIACQYSDVVIFTSDNPRNEPPMQILEDMQEGVSIDDEPKTSLIASRKDAIRKACELAQKQDIILVAGKGHETYQEIAGVRHPFDDRLVLKAFCSKIAHISSSCCYYLNYPYL from the coding sequence ATGACTAATTTAAAACAATTACTCCATCATATAGAAGTTATCCAAACCAGAGGAAACGCTCCTGAATCTATTGAAAACATTCATTTTGACTCTCGTAAGGTACAAGCCAACGACTTGTTTGTAGCAGTAAAAGGTACACAGGCAGACGGACACCAATACATTGGGCAAGCGGTAGCGTTGGGTGCCAAAGTCGTCGTATGCGAAACGTTCCCCAAAAACCTGAGCGATTCGGCCACTTATATTCAAGTAGCCAATAGCGCCAAAGCGTTGGGCTGGCTGGCGTCTAATTATTATGATCATCCCTCGAAAAAGCTCAAGCTGGTGGGGATTACAGGTACCAACGGCAAAACTACTACGGTAACCCTGTTACACCAATTGTTTCGTAAGTTTGGTTACCGGGTGGGATTATTGTCTACCATTCAAAACTACATTGACGATACTGCCTTACCTGCCCGGCTTACTACGCCCGACCCACTGGAACTCAATCGCCTGATTGCCGAAATGGTAAAAGCAGGGTGTACACATTGCTTTATGGAGGTAAGCTCGCATGCAGTGGTACAAGAGCGCATTGCTGGGTTGCATTTTACGGGAGCGGCTTTTACCAATATTTCGCATGATCATTTAGACTTTCACGAAACTTTTGCCAATTATATCAACGCCAAAAAACAGTTTTTTGATCAGCTGCCGCCTACGGCTTTTGCCTTGATAAACGCAGACGATAAACGTGGCATGGTAATGCTGCAAAATACTGTGGCCAAAACCCAACGCACTTTTGCCCTCAAGCAATTTGCCGACTTTAAGGCAAGGGTGGTAGAGAGTTCGCTGCAGGGGTTGTTTATGGAGATAGATGATGTGGAGGTGTGGTTTCAGATGATTGGCTATTTTAACGCTTACAACTTGTTGGGCATTTATGCCATTGCAGTACTTTTGGGCGAAGATACCACCGAAACGCTTACTTTGCTGTCGGGTTTGCAGTCGGTTCCAGGCAGGTTTGAGAAAATTATTGGCGAATCGGGCGCTACTGGGGTTGTCGACTACTCGCATACCCCCGATGCCTTGGAAAATGTATTACAAACCATTTTTGAATTGCGTCAAAGCGGACAAAAAATTATTACGGTAGTAGGGTGTGGGGGCAACCGCGACGCCAGCAAACGCCCTATCATGGCTCAGATTGCCTGCCAATACAGCGATGTGGTTATTTTTACTTCAGATAACCCGCGAAATGAGCCGCCTATGCAAATACTGGAAGACATGCAGGAGGGGGTCTCTATTGATGATGAACCTAAAACCTCGCTGATTGCAAGCCGAAAGGATGCCATCAGAAAAGCCTGTGAACTAGCCCAAAAACAAGACATTATTTTGGTGGCAGGCAAAGGACACGAAACTTACCAGGAGATTGCCGGGGTACGTCATCCGTTTGACGATCGGCTAGTGCTTAAGGCATTTTGCAGTAAAATAGCGCACATAAGTAGCTCATGCTGCTACTACTTAAATTACCCTTACTTGTGA
- a CDS encoding 2-phosphosulfolactate phosphatase — MKQLEVCLTPDLLQHYSLEGKVVVVIDVFRATTTMVSALANGISRITPVATLKECSALKEKGYLTAAERNGKKPGGFDLGNSPLNYLKHDYSGQQLAMTTSNGTLAITKSIAAHEIIIGAFINMSAVVAYLRAQSQDILLLCAGWKGRINTEDSLFAGAVAHLLANETELANDSAVAVQSLYQTHETNMEEFLKEGLHFNRLQRLGLDEDIEFCLKKDEYNLVPTYKNGVLIGVVYHPQ; from the coding sequence ATGAAACAATTAGAAGTTTGTCTTACCCCCGACTTACTACAGCATTATTCGCTGGAAGGCAAGGTGGTAGTAGTAATAGACGTATTCAGAGCAACCACTACCATGGTATCGGCACTTGCCAATGGGATCAGCCGTATTACCCCAGTGGCTACACTCAAAGAGTGCTCGGCATTGAAAGAAAAAGGTTACCTGACAGCCGCTGAACGCAATGGTAAAAAGCCGGGTGGTTTTGATTTGGGCAACTCTCCGCTCAACTACCTCAAGCACGATTATTCAGGGCAGCAACTGGCCATGACTACCAGTAATGGTACGCTGGCAATTACCAAATCTATAGCAGCGCACGAAATTATTATTGGCGCATTTATTAATATGTCGGCGGTAGTAGCATATTTGCGTGCCCAAAGCCAGGATATTTTACTGCTTTGTGCTGGATGGAAGGGGCGCATCAACACCGAAGACAGCCTTTTTGCGGGGGCGGTGGCTCATTTGCTGGCAAACGAAACTGAACTGGCAAACGATTCGGCAGTAGCCGTACAAAGCCTTTACCAAACCCACGAAACCAATATGGAGGAGTTTTTGAAAGAAGGCTTACACTTTAACCGTCTGCAGCGCCTGGGGCTAGACGAAGACATCGAGTTTTGCCTGAAAAAAGATGAGTATAATTTAGTGCCAACGTATAAAAATGGCGTACTCATTGGCGTAGTTTATCACCCACAATAA
- a CDS encoding Crp/Fnr family transcriptional regulator encodes MALTQDFSLYNYLTTSAKYDMNDKVKLKEFEKGEYVYLPNSPQNYIYLIESGVVKIGSYANNGEKVIYDILTPGETFGNLNYLGEDVPFFEFAQAISGAKTSVFELKFFKHLIVHDPTVSEWFNITVVGRWSKAETRLLYMTRGNIEARIENLQKELSHEVADKRGIAYNVFNLLSQQDIADLTGTTRQTVAKKLRSQNSSV; translated from the coding sequence ATGGCTCTAACACAGGATTTTTCATTATACAACTACCTTACTACTTCTGCTAAGTATGATATGAACGATAAGGTAAAGCTCAAAGAGTTTGAAAAAGGGGAGTACGTTTACTTGCCCAACTCTCCTCAAAACTATATTTATCTGATAGAATCGGGAGTAGTAAAAATAGGAAGCTATGCCAACAATGGTGAAAAAGTGATTTATGATATTCTAACCCCCGGCGAAACTTTTGGTAACTTAAACTACCTGGGCGAAGATGTACCGTTTTTTGAGTTTGCTCAAGCCATCAGTGGTGCCAAAACCTCAGTATTTGAACTTAAGTTTTTCAAACACTTAATTGTACACGACCCTACTGTGTCTGAGTGGTTCAATATTACGGTAGTAGGCCGATGGAGCAAGGCAGAAACCCGCTTGTTGTACATGACCCGTGGCAATATTGAAGCCCGCATCGAAAACCTGCAAAAAGAGCTGTCTCACGAAGTAGCAGACAAAAGAGGGATTGCTTATAATGTGTTCAACCTTTTGTCGCAACAAGATATTGCTGACCTAACGGGTACGACCCGCCAAACAGTGGCAAAAAAACTGCGTTCGCAAAACTCTTCAGTATAG
- a CDS encoding sodium:solute symporter — protein sequence MTPELVFTVVLAYFLVLLLISAVTSRGSNSQSFFTADKQSPWYLVAYGMIGASLSGVTFISVPGAVLSNQFAYFQMVLGYLLGYLIIGAVLLPLYYRLQLVSIYAYLEQRFGFWSYKTGAFYFLLSRTIGASFRLFLAAMVLQLGLFEAWGVAFWQTTIISIVLIWIYTYRAGIKTIVWTDTLQTTFLLLAAVVSIYLMKEDLQWSYSTLAQKIDKSSFSKIFFWETNSPKYFFKQFFAGASIAVVMTGLDQDMMQKNLTCRSLKDAQKNVFWFSIVLVIVNFIFLSLGALLYVYAAEKGIQLPTQTDKVFPFLAFNHFGLFAGVCFLLGIIAATYSSADSALTALTTSFCVDFLDADKKEEATRQRMIRRVHIVFSGVLVVVIVLFKAIQDAHPESNVIGSLFTAAGYTYGPLLGLFTFGMLTKTAVKDRWVPLVCVASPVLSYVLNLYSATWFNGFKFGFEILIVNGIITFLGLWLLSTGKSE from the coding sequence ATGACCCCCGAACTCGTCTTTACTGTAGTGCTTGCCTATTTTTTGGTGTTGCTGCTCATTTCAGCGGTTACTTCCCGTGGTAGCAATTCACAATCTTTTTTTACTGCCGACAAACAATCTCCCTGGTATTTGGTGGCGTATGGTATGATTGGCGCCTCATTGTCGGGGGTTACCTTTATATCAGTACCAGGTGCGGTGCTTTCCAATCAATTTGCCTACTTTCAGATGGTGCTGGGGTACTTATTGGGGTACTTGATCATAGGTGCGGTGCTTTTGCCTTTGTATTACAGGCTTCAGTTGGTGTCTATTTATGCCTACCTTGAGCAACGCTTTGGGTTTTGGTCGTATAAAACAGGCGCCTTTTACTTTTTACTTTCGCGTACTATAGGGGCTTCGTTTCGTTTATTTTTGGCAGCAATGGTGCTACAACTGGGGCTATTTGAGGCTTGGGGAGTAGCTTTTTGGCAAACCACCATCATTAGCATTGTACTCATCTGGATTTATACTTATCGGGCGGGCATCAAAACCATTGTATGGACAGACACCCTTCAAACCACTTTTTTGCTGTTGGCAGCAGTCGTAAGTATTTATCTCATGAAAGAAGACCTGCAGTGGAGCTATAGTACCCTGGCGCAAAAAATAGACAAGAGTTCATTTTCAAAAATATTTTTCTGGGAAACCAATTCTCCTAAATATTTTTTCAAGCAGTTTTTTGCGGGCGCCTCTATTGCAGTGGTAATGACGGGGCTAGACCAGGATATGATGCAGAAAAACTTGACTTGTCGCAGCCTCAAAGATGCCCAAAAAAACGTTTTTTGGTTTAGCATTGTCTTGGTCATTGTCAACTTCATCTTTTTGTCTCTGGGAGCCTTGCTGTATGTGTATGCCGCCGAAAAAGGCATTCAGTTGCCCACCCAAACCGATAAAGTATTTCCTTTCCTTGCTTTCAATCATTTTGGTTTGTTTGCTGGTGTTTGCTTTTTACTGGGCATTATTGCGGCCACTTATTCCAGCGCCGATTCGGCACTCACTGCTTTAACTACCTCTTTTTGTGTAGATTTTCTCGATGCTGACAAGAAAGAAGAAGCCACCCGCCAGCGAATGATTCGACGGGTACACATCGTTTTTTCGGGGGTGTTGGTAGTGGTGATCGTGTTGTTTAAAGCAATTCAAGACGCCCACCCTGAGAGCAACGTTATTGGCAGCTTATTTACTGCGGCGGGCTATACTTATGGGCCTTTGCTGGGTTTGTTTACCTTTGGTATGCTCACCAAAACCGCCGTAAAAGACCGTTGGGTTCCTTTGGTGTGTGTGGCGTCTCCGGTGCTGTCTTACGTTCTCAACCTTTATTCAGCCACTTGGTTCAATGGTTTTAAATTTGGCTTTGAAATACTCATTGTCAATGGCATCATTACTTTTTTAGGCTTGTGGTTGTTGTCTACGGGTAAATCAGAATAG